The following are encoded in a window of Thiohalobacter sp. IOR34 genomic DNA:
- the gyrA gene encoding DNA gyrase subunit A, whose product MAEFAKEVLPVNLEDEMKQSYLDYAMSVIVGRALPDVRDGLKPVHRRVLYAMSELGNDWNKPYKKSARVVGDVIGKYHPHGDTAVYDTIVRMAQPFSLRYMLVDGQGNFGSVDGDAPAAMRYTEVRMSKIAHELLADLDKETVDFVPNYDESETEPKVFPTRVPNLLVNGSAGIAVGMATNIPPHNLNEVVDACIALIDDPGIDIKALMEHVPGPDFPTGAIINGVRGIQEAYLTGRGRIRVRARTEIETDDKGRQTIVVNELPYQVNKARLLEKIAELVKDKKIEGISNLRDESDKEGMRMVIELKRGEVAEVVLNNLYQHTQLQSVFGINMVALVDGQPRLLNLKEMLEAFIRHRREVVTRRTVFDLRKARERAHILEGLAVALANIDEIIALIKGSPSRAEARSALMGRAWEPGLVQAMLERSGAEASRPDGLAAEFGLGKDGYHLSEAQAQAILELRLHQLTGLEQDKIVNEYRELIERIDDLLDILGNPDRLMRVIRDELLEIREQFGDARRTEIREAEADLSLEDLITEEDVVVTLSHAGYAKAQPLTEYSAQRRGGRGKSATSVKEEDFVDKLFIASTHDTILCFSSRGKAYWLKVYQLPQAGRGARGKPIVNLLPLEEGERINAVLPIREFTEDKFVFMATTSGTVKKTPLAAFSRPRASGIIAVELRDGDQLVDVAVTDGGRDVMLFSDAGKAIRFPETDVRPMGRTAAGVRGIKLQPAQQVIALIIVDEGDVLTATENGYGKRTPVDDYPVHGRGGQGVISIQTSERNGKVIGATLVKEQDEVMLITNAGTLVRTRVAEISQMSRNTQGVTLIRLNEGEKLVGIDAIVETEEE is encoded by the coding sequence ATGGCTGAATTTGCCAAAGAAGTCCTGCCCGTCAATCTCGAAGACGAGATGAAACAGTCCTACCTCGATTACGCCATGAGCGTGATCGTGGGACGTGCCCTGCCGGATGTGCGTGATGGCCTGAAACCGGTGCACCGGCGTGTGCTCTACGCCATGAGCGAGCTGGGCAACGACTGGAACAAGCCCTACAAGAAATCGGCCCGCGTGGTCGGTGACGTCATCGGTAAATACCATCCGCACGGCGATACCGCTGTCTACGACACCATCGTGCGCATGGCCCAGCCCTTTTCGCTGCGCTACATGCTGGTCGACGGCCAGGGCAACTTCGGTTCGGTCGATGGCGATGCGCCGGCGGCCATGCGTTACACCGAAGTGCGCATGTCGAAGATCGCCCACGAGCTGCTGGCCGATCTCGACAAGGAGACGGTCGACTTCGTCCCCAACTACGACGAATCCGAGACCGAGCCCAAGGTCTTTCCGACCCGGGTCCCCAATCTGCTGGTCAATGGCTCGGCCGGCATTGCCGTGGGCATGGCGACCAACATCCCGCCGCACAACCTCAACGAGGTCGTCGATGCCTGCATCGCGCTGATCGACGATCCCGGTATCGACATCAAGGCACTGATGGAGCACGTGCCGGGACCGGATTTTCCCACCGGGGCCATCATCAACGGCGTGCGCGGCATCCAGGAGGCCTATCTCACCGGGCGCGGGCGCATCCGGGTACGGGCCCGCACCGAGATCGAGACCGACGACAAGGGTCGCCAGACCATCGTGGTCAATGAGTTGCCCTACCAGGTCAACAAGGCCCGCCTGCTGGAGAAGATCGCCGAGCTGGTCAAGGACAAGAAGATCGAGGGTATCAGCAACCTGCGTGACGAGTCCGACAAGGAAGGCATGCGCATGGTCATCGAGCTGAAGCGCGGCGAGGTGGCCGAGGTGGTGCTCAACAACCTCTACCAGCATACCCAGCTGCAGAGCGTGTTCGGCATCAACATGGTGGCCCTGGTCGATGGCCAGCCGCGGTTGCTGAATCTCAAGGAGATGCTCGAGGCCTTCATCCGTCACCGCCGTGAGGTGGTGACCCGGCGCACCGTGTTCGACCTGCGCAAGGCCCGCGAGCGTGCCCACATCCTCGAAGGCCTGGCGGTGGCACTGGCCAACATCGACGAGATCATCGCCCTGATCAAGGGCTCGCCGAGCCGGGCCGAGGCACGTAGCGCGCTGATGGGCCGGGCCTGGGAGCCGGGACTGGTGCAGGCGATGCTGGAACGTTCCGGTGCCGAGGCCTCGCGGCCCGACGGCCTGGCGGCCGAGTTCGGCCTCGGCAAGGACGGCTATCACCTGTCCGAGGCCCAGGCCCAGGCGATCCTCGAGCTGCGCCTGCATCAGCTCACTGGCTTGGAACAGGACAAGATCGTCAACGAATACCGCGAGCTGATCGAACGCATCGACGACCTGCTGGACATCCTCGGCAATCCGGATCGGCTGATGCGAGTGATCCGCGACGAGCTGCTGGAGATCCGCGAGCAGTTCGGCGATGCGCGCCGCACCGAGATCCGCGAGGCCGAGGCCGACCTGTCGCTGGAGGATCTGATCACCGAGGAAGACGTGGTGGTCACCCTGTCGCATGCCGGTTATGCCAAGGCTCAGCCGCTTACTGAATACAGCGCCCAGCGGCGCGGCGGGCGCGGCAAGAGCGCGACCAGCGTCAAGGAGGAGGATTTCGTCGACAAGCTGTTCATCGCCAGCACTCACGACACCATCCTCTGCTTCTCCAGCCGTGGCAAGGCCTACTGGCTCAAGGTCTACCAGTTGCCACAGGCCGGCCGCGGCGCGCGCGGCAAGCCAATCGTCAACCTGTTGCCGCTGGAGGAGGGCGAGCGGATCAATGCCGTACTGCCGATCCGCGAGTTCACCGAGGACAAATTCGTCTTCATGGCGACCACCAGCGGCACGGTAAAGAAGACGCCGCTGGCGGCCTTCTCCCGGCCACGCGCCAGCGGCATCATCGCCGTCGAACTGCGGGATGGCGACCAGTTGGTCGACGTGGCGGTGACCGACGGCGGGCGTGACGTCATGCTGTTCTCCGACGCCGGCAAGGCGATCCGTTTCCCGGAAACCGATGTGCGGCCGATGGGGCGCACCGCCGCGGGCGTGCGCGGCATCAAGCTGCAGCCGGCCCAGCAGGTGATCGCCCTGATCATCGTCGACGAGGGCGACGTGCTGACCGCCACCGAAAACGGCTATGGCAAGCGCACCCCGGTCGACGACTATCCGGTGCATGGCCGCGGCGGCCAGGGCGTGATCTCCATCCAGACCAGCGAGCGTAACGGCAAGGTGATCGGTGCCACCCTGGTCAAGGAGCAGGACGAGGTGATGCTGATCACCAATGCCGGCACCCTGGTGCGCACCCGGGTGGCGGAGATCTCGCAGATGAGCCGCAATACCCAGGGCGTGACGCTCATCCGCCTGAACGAGGGCGAGAAACTTGTTGGCATAGACGCAATCGTTGAAACCGAGGAAGAATGA